The Nocardia sp. NBC_01503 sequence CTCACCGAAGACGTTCTGGCCCCTACCGCGTGCGGTCGCGATCTGCTCCAGGGCCTGCTTCGCCGAGACATGCACGACGTACAGCGGAGCGCCCGTCACGTTCGCCAGCATGATGGCGCGGTGGGTGGCTTCCTCCTCGAGCTGCCAGGGCCTGCTCGTCCCATGGAAATACGGTGCGGTGTCGCCGCGCTGGACCGCCTGCTCGACGAGTACGTCGATGGCGATTCCGTTCTCCGCGTGCATCATCAGCACCGCGCCCAGATCACCGGCGGTCTGCATGGCGCGCAGGATCTGCCCGTCATCGGAGTAGAAGACGCCCGGATACGCCATGAAGAGTTTGAAGCTGGTGACGCCCTCGGAGACCAATTCGGCCATGCCCTTGAGAGATTCGGCATTGACCTCACCGACGATCTGATGGAATCCGTAGTCGATGGCGCATTTCCCGGCGGCCTTCTGATGCCACAGCGCCAGCGAATCCTGTACGCGCTCACCGGGTTTCTGAATGGCGAAGTCGACGATCGTGGTGGTGCCACCCCAGGCCGCCGCCCGGGTTCCGGTCTCGAAGGTGTCCGAGGCTTCGGTGCCGCCGAACGGCATCTGCATATGGGTGTGCGAGTCCACGCCGCCGGGAATCACGTACTTACCGGTGGCGTCGATTACCGTATCGGCGGCCGCGGCCAGGTCCGCACCGAGTGCGGTGCTACCCGGTTGCACCACCGCCGCAATGGTTTCCCCGTCGATGAGGACGTCGAGCAGCTGGGATCCGGTGGGCGACACCACCGTTCCGCCGTGAATGAAGGTGCGCATCAGGGGTTCACCAGCGGTCCGTAGGCGTCCGGGCGGCGATCGCGATAGAACGCCCAGCGATCGCGCACCGTCTTGATCAGATCCATATCGAGATCGCGCACCACCAGCTCCGGGCTGGTGTCCGAGGCGACCTCCCCGACGAATTTGCCCTCGGGATCGACGAAGTAGCTGGTCCCGTAGAAATCGTCATCGCCGAGCTCCTCGATGCCGACCCGGTTGATCGCGCCGATGTAATACTCGTTGGCGACCGCGGAGGCGGGCTGCTCCAGCTTCCACAGGTAACTCGAGAGACCACGCGAGGTCGCCGAGGGATTGAAGACGATCTCCGCGCCCGCCAGGCCCAGTGCGCGCCAGCCCTCGGGGAAGTGCCGGTCATAACAGATGTAGACG is a genomic window containing:
- the hydA gene encoding dihydropyrimidinase → MRTFIHGGTVVSPTGSQLLDVLIDGETIAAVVQPGSTALGADLAAAADTVIDATGKYVIPGGVDSHTHMQMPFGGTEASDTFETGTRAAAWGGTTTIVDFAIQKPGERVQDSLALWHQKAAGKCAIDYGFHQIVGEVNAESLKGMAELVSEGVTSFKLFMAYPGVFYSDDGQILRAMQTAGDLGAVLMMHAENGIAIDVLVEQAVQRGDTAPYFHGTSRPWQLEEEATHRAIMLANVTGAPLYVVHVSAKQALEQIATARGRGQNVFGETCPQYLYLSLEEQLGAPGFEGAKWVCSTPLRSREEGHQDELWRYIRTGDVANVATDHCPFCMKGQKELGLGDFSKIPNGIGGVEHRMDLMFQGVKDGRISLEKWVEICCTTPARMFGMYPRKGIISPGADADVVIYDPNGHTSIGLGKTHHMNMDYSAYEGFEIDGHVDTVLSRGRVIIDGGEYRGSTGHGRFVKRALSQNLI